Proteins encoded by one window of Porphyromonas vaginalis:
- a CDS encoding 5-formyltetrahydrofolate cyclo-ligase: MREEKKALRHTIRTKMRSEWTEEYRQTVSERVCQQIETFLPFVRSHCVALYCALPDEVDLTAILERYQGDKRLLIPRVEGDDINFYSYQPESLITSDDYKILEPTADVEEAVDPAEIELILVPGVSFDLHGGRMGRGKGYYDRFFARCPHALRAAVTTSLQIVEQIPLEPWDVAMHYIITDSRTYEVRD, from the coding sequence GTGAGAGAAGAGAAAAAAGCCTTACGCCACACCATCCGCACTAAGATGCGGAGCGAATGGACCGAAGAGTACAGACAGACAGTCTCAGAGCGTGTCTGTCAGCAGATAGAGACCTTTCTACCCTTCGTACGTAGTCATTGCGTAGCACTCTACTGCGCCTTGCCCGACGAGGTCGACCTGACCGCTATCCTAGAGCGCTACCAAGGCGATAAGCGGCTCCTCATACCTCGTGTAGAGGGTGACGATATCAACTTCTACAGCTATCAGCCCGAGTCGCTCATCACCAGTGACGACTACAAGATCCTGGAGCCCACCGCCGACGTCGAGGAGGCGGTAGATCCCGCCGAGATAGAGCTCATCCTAGTGCCTGGAGTCTCATTCGACCTGCACGGGGGGCGTATGGGCCGCGGCAAGGGGTACTACGATCGCTTTTTCGCACGCTGTCCCCACGCCCTTCGTGCCGCTGTCACCACCTCGCTACAGATCGTTGAGCAGATACCGCTCGAGCCGTGGGACGTAGCGATGCACTACATCATCACCGACAGCCGAACCTACGAGGTGCGCGACTGA
- the megL gene encoding methionine gamma-lyase has translation MIDPKELQQMGFATRAIHAGSERNQHGTLATPIYQTSTFVFDSAEQGGRRFALEEDGYIYTRLGNPTCTAAEQKVASLEGGEACVSASSGIGAITSAIYPLVQAGDHIVAGKTLYGCTYSFLEHGLSRFGVEVTFVDARNLDEIKAAMRPNTKLVYIETPANPNMYLTDIEGAAKIAHSQEGTVLMVDNTYCTPFITRPLELGADVVVHSATKYLNGHGDVIAGFVVGRKEYIDQVRLFAVKDMTGSVLGPFEAYLIARGLKTLEIRMERHCANAQRVAEFLEQHPAIASIAYPGLKSFPQYELAQKQMRLPGAMIAFELKGGLEAGRKLMNSLHLATLCVSLGDAETLIEHPASMTHSPYTPEERAASDIGEGMVRLSIGLENVEDIIADLKCGLDALL, from the coding sequence ATGATTGATCCAAAAGAACTACAGCAGATGGGCTTCGCTACGCGTGCCATCCATGCTGGTAGCGAGCGCAATCAGCACGGTACGCTGGCTACTCCTATCTATCAGACCTCTACTTTCGTTTTTGACTCTGCAGAGCAGGGGGGCAGACGCTTTGCCCTCGAGGAAGACGGATACATCTACACCCGTCTAGGCAATCCGACCTGCACAGCTGCTGAGCAAAAGGTCGCCTCGCTAGAGGGCGGTGAGGCGTGCGTCAGTGCCTCCTCAGGTATCGGTGCGATCACATCAGCTATCTACCCGCTGGTACAGGCTGGGGACCATATCGTCGCTGGTAAGACGCTCTACGGCTGCACCTACTCATTCCTCGAGCATGGGCTCTCACGCTTTGGCGTAGAGGTTACCTTCGTCGATGCGCGCAATCTGGATGAGATCAAGGCGGCTATGCGCCCCAATACGAAGCTCGTCTATATCGAGACGCCCGCCAATCCTAACATGTACCTGACAGATATCGAAGGCGCTGCCAAGATAGCTCATAGTCAGGAGGGCACTGTGCTGATGGTGGACAATACCTACTGCACCCCCTTCATCACGCGTCCTCTAGAGCTCGGGGCTGATGTCGTGGTACACTCAGCTACCAAGTATCTGAATGGTCACGGGGACGTGATCGCCGGATTTGTCGTTGGTCGCAAGGAGTATATCGACCAGGTACGTCTCTTTGCTGTCAAGGATATGACGGGATCAGTCCTAGGCCCGTTTGAGGCATACCTGATAGCTCGTGGTCTCAAGACACTAGAGATACGTATGGAGCGTCACTGCGCTAATGCACAGCGTGTCGCTGAGTTCCTCGAGCAGCACCCCGCTATTGCCTCGATCGCTTACCCAGGGCTCAAGAGCTTCCCACAGTATGAGCTAGCTCAAAAGCAGATGCGCCTACCAGGTGCTATGATCGCCTTCGAGCTCAAGGGTGGGCTAGAGGCTGGTCGCAAGCTGATGAATAGCCTCCACCTAGCTACGCTCTGCGTGAGCCTCGGAGATGCTGAGACGCTTATCGAGCACCCAGCTAGCATGACCCACTCGCCCTACACGCCCGAGGAGCGTGCTGCGTCTGACATAGGCGAGGGCATGGTACGTCTCTCCATCGGTCTGGAGAATGTCGAGGACATCATCGCAGACCTTAAGTGTGGTCTCGATGCACTCTTATAA
- the rsxC gene encoding electron transport complex subunit RsxC, with product MAKTFRIGGIHPHDHKISAGVPITVVAPPDEVVITLAQHIGAPATVAVSKGDKVRVGTLLGKAGGFVSANIHSSVSGTVTKIDQITDASGFKKPAIFIKVEGDEWEDYIDQTDTLITETDLDAKQIIDRIAEMGIVGMGGATFPTHVKLSPPPGQSADYVIINAVECEPYLTSDDALMRVKAMEIMVGCAIIMKAANAPRTLIGIENNKPDAIRIMRDAAERAKEFLPEGHSIAVVPLKKRYPQGGEKQLIDALIRKQVASGALPISTGAIVQNVGTTFAIYEAVMKHKPLIERIITVTGRAIAHPSNFKARIGTPMQTLIDAAGGYAEEPGKIIGGGPMMGRALVSTDIPVAKGSSGLLILSAKESTRPEMQDCIRCGKCVSVCPMGLNPAFLMRDTIYKDWESTEHNYIADCIECGSCSYTCPAGRPLLDYIRVGKQTVMGIMRARKK from the coding sequence ATGGCAAAGACATTTAGAATAGGGGGTATCCATCCCCATGACCATAAGATCAGCGCCGGGGTACCTATCACCGTTGTCGCTCCTCCAGACGAGGTGGTCATCACATTAGCACAGCATATTGGTGCGCCCGCCACCGTTGCCGTCAGCAAGGGCGATAAGGTGCGCGTAGGTACACTCCTAGGCAAGGCGGGAGGCTTTGTCTCGGCAAACATTCACTCCTCCGTCTCTGGTACCGTCACCAAGATCGACCAGATCACTGATGCGAGTGGCTTTAAGAAGCCCGCCATCTTTATTAAGGTCGAGGGCGACGAGTGGGAGGACTACATTGACCAGACAGACACGCTCATCACGGAGACCGATCTGGATGCCAAGCAGATCATCGATCGCATCGCTGAGATGGGTATCGTCGGTATGGGTGGTGCGACCTTCCCGACGCATGTCAAGCTCTCGCCTCCTCCTGGTCAGAGTGCTGACTACGTTATCATCAACGCCGTCGAGTGTGAGCCTTACCTCACGAGCGACGATGCGCTCATGCGTGTCAAGGCGATGGAGATCATGGTTGGCTGCGCGATCATCATGAAGGCTGCCAATGCGCCACGCACGCTCATAGGCATTGAGAATAATAAGCCCGACGCTATACGCATCATGCGTGACGCTGCGGAGCGCGCTAAGGAATTCCTCCCCGAGGGACACAGCATCGCCGTCGTACCGCTCAAGAAGCGTTACCCGCAGGGTGGCGAGAAGCAACTCATCGACGCCTTGATCCGCAAGCAAGTTGCCTCAGGTGCGCTACCTATCTCTACAGGTGCTATCGTGCAGAACGTCGGGACCACCTTCGCCATCTACGAGGCGGTCATGAAGCACAAGCCTCTCATCGAGCGCATCATCACAGTCACCGGACGAGCTATCGCACACCCCTCCAACTTTAAGGCACGCATCGGTACGCCTATGCAGACGCTCATCGACGCTGCGGGAGGTTATGCAGAGGAGCCAGGCAAGATCATCGGCGGTGGTCCTATGATGGGACGTGCACTGGTCAGCACCGACATACCCGTTGCCAAGGGTTCGTCAGGACTACTCATCCTCTCTGCCAAGGAGTCGACACGTCCCGAGATGCAGGACTGCATACGCTGCGGTAAGTGCGTATCGGTCTGCCCGATGGGACTCAACCCCGCCTTCCTCATGCGTGACACCATCTACAAAGACTGGGAGAGCACCGAGCACAACTACATCGCCGACTGCATCGAGTGCGGCTCTTGTAGCTATACCTGCCCAGCTGGACGTCCGCTCCTCGACTACATACGTGTCGGCAAGCAGACCGTCATGGGTATCATGCGAGCCCGCAAGAAGTAA
- a CDS encoding deoxycytidylate deaminase, whose product MTITPTTSSASDSKQTILDRRYLRMARIWAENSYCQRRQVGALIVHNQMIISDGYNGTPAGFENVCEDDEGITKPYVLHAEANAITKVAASGNNCTGATIYITASPCLECAKLIIQSRIRRVVYGEQYRLTDGVELLERAGIEVVYIPLDEVSSTDQPATL is encoded by the coding sequence ATGACAATCACTCCAACTACCTCCTCTGCTTCTGACTCAAAGCAAACAATCTTAGACCGCCGTTATCTGCGTATGGCTCGTATATGGGCCGAAAACTCCTACTGTCAGCGTCGACAAGTAGGAGCTCTCATCGTACACAATCAGATGATCATCTCTGACGGATACAATGGTACACCTGCGGGATTTGAGAATGTCTGCGAAGATGACGAAGGTATCACCAAGCCCTACGTCCTACACGCTGAGGCTAATGCTATCACTAAGGTGGCAGCCTCGGGCAATAACTGCACGGGCGCGACTATCTACATTACCGCCTCTCCCTGCCTGGAGTGCGCTAAGCTGATCATCCAGAGTCGTATACGTCGTGTCGTGTATGGCGAGCAGTACCGGCTCACCGATGGCGTCGAGCTACTCGAGCGCGCGGGCATTGAGGTAGTCTACATACCGCTAGACGAGGTCTCGTCTACGGACCAACCCGCAACCCTTTAG
- a CDS encoding RnfABCDGE type electron transport complex subunit E, which yields MNKYIKTITNGIITENPTFVLLLGMCPTLATTTSAINGLSMGLATTFVLICSNVMISLLKRLIPDAVRIPAFIVVIAGFVTVLQMVIKAYLPALDQSLGIFIPLIVVNCIVLGRAESTASKSSVGISLFDGIGIGLGFTIGLTLLGIVREMLGGGSFFGMTAYPNDFSALLFVLPPGAFIALGLLIGIYHAITKKQ from the coding sequence ATGAATAAGTATATCAAGACAATTACCAATGGTATCATTACGGAGAACCCCACCTTCGTGCTTCTCCTCGGTATGTGTCCTACCTTGGCGACCACCACATCGGCCATCAACGGACTCAGCATGGGACTAGCCACCACCTTCGTGCTTATCTGCTCCAATGTGATGATCTCCCTCCTGAAGCGACTCATACCCGACGCCGTACGTATCCCCGCCTTTATCGTCGTCATCGCAGGCTTCGTGACCGTACTGCAGATGGTCATCAAGGCATACCTACCGGCACTCGATCAGAGTCTGGGTATCTTCATTCCGCTGATCGTGGTCAACTGTATCGTCCTCGGACGCGCTGAGTCGACCGCCTCTAAGAGTAGCGTCGGCATCTCCCTCTTCGACGGTATCGGCATCGGACTAGGCTTCACCATCGGACTAACCCTCCTAGGCATCGTACGTGAGATGCTCGGTGGCGGTTCATTCTTCGGTATGACGGCCTATCCCAACGACTTCTCCGCACTGCTCTTCGTGCTGCCTCCGGGAGCCTTCATCGCTCTAGGACTACTCATTGGCATCTATCACGCTATCACAAAGAAGCAATAG
- a CDS encoding RnfABCDGE type electron transport complex subunit D, producing the protein MAQQVIVSPSPHIHSGDTISKNMYGVLIALIPAFLVMLYQFRTDALLITAISVASCMLTEWVITRFFLHRPCRLLDGSALLTGVILAFNLPASLPWWLVLMGGVVAIGIGKMAFGGLGNNIFNPALVGRVFLLISYPAQMTTWKLPARLAEQATDAVSGATPLGILKSGAIDQLPDSLQLLVGFNFSSMGEVSAIAILIGLAYLLIRRIITWHTPVAIIVSAFVLSGIMHLYDPAMYASPFFHLLTGGLLFGAVFMATDYVTSPISHRAQLIYGCMIGLLTVIIRLWGSYPEGMSFAILIMNAFTPLLNTYIKPRHFGHVVKSRKEAKR; encoded by the coding sequence ATGGCACAACAAGTCATCGTATCACCCTCACCGCATATCCATAGCGGTGACACCATTAGCAAGAATATGTATGGGGTGCTGATTGCTTTGATACCAGCATTCCTCGTCATGCTCTACCAGTTTAGGACAGACGCTCTACTGATCACCGCTATCTCGGTAGCCTCCTGTATGCTCACGGAGTGGGTCATCACCCGCTTCTTCCTGCATCGCCCTTGCCGTCTGCTCGACGGCTCGGCACTCCTGACAGGCGTCATCCTAGCCTTCAACCTCCCCGCCTCGCTCCCCTGGTGGCTCGTCCTCATGGGTGGTGTCGTCGCTATCGGCATTGGCAAGATGGCCTTCGGCGGACTGGGCAATAACATATTCAACCCCGCACTCGTCGGACGTGTCTTCCTACTCATCTCCTATCCTGCGCAGATGACCACCTGGAAGCTCCCCGCCCGCCTTGCCGAGCAAGCTACCGATGCGGTCTCTGGCGCGACACCTCTAGGCATACTCAAGTCAGGAGCCATCGATCAGTTGCCCGACTCGTTGCAGCTCCTCGTCGGCTTCAACTTCTCCTCCATGGGAGAGGTGAGTGCCATCGCTATCCTCATCGGATTAGCTTATCTACTCATCCGTCGCATCATCACGTGGCACACGCCCGTGGCTATCATCGTCTCGGCTTTCGTACTGAGTGGCATCATGCACCTCTACGACCCAGCGATGTATGCTAGTCCCTTCTTCCACCTGCTGACGGGAGGTCTTCTCTTTGGCGCAGTCTTTATGGCGACCGACTACGTCACCTCGCCTATTTCGCACCGTGCGCAGCTCATCTACGGCTGTATGATCGGACTACTCACCGTCATCATCCGCTTGTGGGGCTCTTACCCTGAGGGTATGTCCTTTGCCATCCTCATTATGAATGCATTCACCCCACTACTCAACACCTACATCAAGCCACGTCACTTCGGTCATGTGGTCAAATCTAGAAAGGAGGCTAAAAGATGA
- the trxB gene encoding thioredoxin-disulfide reductase: MSQDKTIRCLIIGSGPAGYTAAIYASRANLSPILYQGLQPGGQLTTTTEVENFPGFPEGITGPKLLDQMRLQAERFGTDIRSGEVTRIDLSQRPFKVEIDGSTELTAHSVIIATGARAKYLGLDDEKKYAGMGVSACATCDGFFYRKKRVAVVGGGDTACEEALYLAGIAEQVYLIVRKDHLRASKVMQERLFARENIEVLFEHNTIGLFGNNGVEGAHLVYKKGTPEEAKRDIAIDGFFLAIGHKPNTDFLAGQLELDAAGYIVTREGRPLTSVEGVFAAGDVADPRYRQAITSAGTGCRAALEVEKYLLEKGL, from the coding sequence ATGTCACAAGACAAGACCATACGTTGCCTGATCATCGGGTCAGGACCTGCTGGATATACAGCTGCCATCTATGCTTCACGAGCTAATCTCTCTCCCATACTTTATCAGGGACTACAACCTGGCGGACAGCTCACTACGACCACTGAGGTGGAAAACTTTCCTGGCTTCCCCGAGGGTATCACGGGGCCTAAGCTCCTTGATCAGATGCGCCTGCAAGCAGAGCGCTTTGGCACAGACATTCGCTCTGGCGAGGTCACACGCATAGACCTATCGCAGCGCCCCTTTAAGGTAGAGATCGACGGCTCTACAGAGCTGACAGCGCACTCAGTCATCATCGCCACGGGTGCTCGGGCTAAGTACCTCGGTCTAGATGATGAGAAGAAGTATGCTGGCATGGGCGTCTCGGCATGCGCTACGTGCGATGGCTTTTTCTATCGCAAGAAGCGTGTAGCCGTCGTAGGCGGTGGCGACACGGCTTGTGAGGAGGCACTTTACCTAGCAGGCATTGCGGAGCAAGTCTACCTGATCGTGCGCAAGGATCACCTACGTGCCTCTAAGGTGATGCAGGAGAGACTCTTCGCACGGGAAAACATTGAGGTACTCTTCGAGCACAACACCATCGGGCTCTTTGGCAACAATGGCGTGGAGGGTGCTCACCTCGTATATAAGAAGGGTACCCCTGAGGAGGCCAAGCGCGATATAGCGATCGATGGCTTCTTCCTCGCTATCGGACACAAGCCCAATACGGACTTCCTCGCCGGTCAGCTAGAGCTAGATGCTGCGGGCTACATCGTAACACGAGAGGGGAGACCGCTCACCAGTGTCGAGGGTGTCTTTGCTGCTGGTGACGTGGCTGATCCACGCTATCGTCAGGCGATTACCTCTGCTGGCACTGGCTGTCGCGCTGCGCTCGAGGTGGAGAAGTATCTCCTCGAGAAGGGGCTATAA
- a CDS encoding FMN-binding protein, whose product MKKLPSTLPNMILSLGIICLIIAGILALVNVATKDTIAQAETKAKVEAIKEIVPAFDNNPYEEQDTVALESEPRPLIVYPAMQGGQPVGYAIETYTDAGFAGHIDIMVGFDMQSQIVGFKVLKHEETPGLGAKIQEWFTSPAPNADLIRDVRGLDMSQASPLKVSKDGGKVDAITAATISSRAFIDALERAYRVYQSVIGEGGSTAQPTESSCALPEREVIDSLFNTLLPAYRLVDKAKTGTTDEGTPWLIQSYGTNDMSEATGLLVVTTSDDDYEGRCLPLLVCFDNNGALAAFAIADLNAKGKLISISNVYGGNQDPATTKPSKQSLIGKKVTPASLKLRQDGGSIDAVSGSTVSSRAILQGIARAQRIFVEASANESTK is encoded by the coding sequence ATGAAGAAGCTACCCTCTACACTCCCCAATATGATCCTCTCACTCGGGATCATCTGTCTGATCATCGCTGGTATCTTAGCTTTGGTCAATGTGGCGACCAAAGATACCATCGCACAGGCCGAGACGAAAGCTAAGGTCGAGGCGATCAAAGAGATCGTCCCTGCCTTTGACAATAATCCTTACGAAGAGCAAGACACCGTCGCACTCGAGAGCGAGCCTCGTCCACTCATCGTCTACCCCGCTATGCAGGGCGGACAGCCCGTTGGCTACGCCATCGAGACCTATACCGACGCTGGCTTTGCGGGGCATATAGACATCATGGTAGGCTTTGACATGCAGAGCCAGATCGTCGGCTTCAAGGTGCTCAAGCACGAGGAGACCCCAGGACTAGGTGCTAAGATACAGGAGTGGTTCACCTCTCCAGCACCTAATGCGGACCTCATCCGTGACGTACGTGGGCTGGATATGAGCCAAGCTTCGCCACTCAAGGTCTCTAAGGACGGTGGTAAGGTCGACGCCATCACCGCAGCGACCATCTCCAGTAGAGCCTTCATTGATGCCCTCGAGCGAGCTTACCGAGTCTATCAGAGCGTCATCGGTGAGGGTGGTTCCACGGCACAGCCCACCGAGAGCAGCTGTGCGCTCCCCGAGCGAGAGGTCATCGATAGTCTCTTCAATACGCTCCTCCCCGCTTATCGTCTTGTGGACAAAGCGAAGACCGGCACCACCGACGAAGGCACTCCTTGGCTGATCCAGAGCTACGGCACCAATGATATGAGCGAAGCGACAGGCCTACTCGTCGTCACTACCAGTGATGATGACTACGAGGGGCGTTGCCTTCCACTGCTCGTCTGCTTTGACAATAATGGTGCGCTCGCAGCTTTTGCCATCGCTGATCTTAATGCCAAGGGCAAGCTCATCTCCATCAGCAATGTCTATGGCGGCAACCAAGACCCCGCTACCACCAAGCCCTCGAAGCAGTCTCTCATCGGCAAGAAGGTCACACCCGCTAGTCTCAAGCTACGCCAAGATGGCGGATCTATAGACGCTGTCTCAGGATCTACAGTCTCTTCGCGCGCTATACTCCAGGGTATCGCCCGGGCGCAGCGCATCTTTGTAGAGGCTTCTGCCAACGAATCAACTAAGTAA
- a CDS encoding SIMPL domain-containing protein, whose protein sequence is MDMNKQWTFWAALALAVAFVLGIWIAGSTYLSVRKQRIVSVTGNAEQDFESDLIVWTASFRVQRATLSDAYAEIERERTVVQDYLQKAGLKADSYSFGSLDVSQNYSNGYDTHGNYQQVPNGYTLTQAVTVTSGDLDGVEELSKSISSLISQGVEITSEAPDYYYTNLNDLKHQMLRQASEDALNRAEEIASGSHGKVGKLQNASMGVFQIVGKNAGEDYSWGGAFNTSSRQKTISVTVRATYALR, encoded by the coding sequence ATGGATATGAACAAGCAGTGGACCTTTTGGGCAGCCTTGGCGCTGGCCGTTGCCTTTGTACTAGGCATTTGGATCGCCGGATCGACCTATCTATCGGTCCGCAAGCAGCGTATCGTCTCGGTTACGGGCAATGCAGAGCAAGACTTCGAGAGCGATCTGATCGTCTGGACAGCCTCCTTTCGTGTGCAGCGGGCTACGCTGAGCGATGCCTATGCGGAGATAGAGCGAGAGCGCACTGTCGTACAGGACTACCTCCAGAAGGCTGGTCTGAAGGCTGACAGTTACTCCTTCGGTAGCCTAGATGTGTCGCAAAACTACAGCAATGGCTACGACACGCATGGCAACTATCAGCAGGTACCCAACGGCTATACCCTCACGCAGGCTGTCACTGTGACGAGCGGAGATCTAGACGGCGTCGAGGAGCTCTCCAAGAGTATCTCCTCGCTCATCTCGCAGGGTGTGGAGATAACGAGCGAAGCTCCCGACTACTACTACACGAACCTCAACGACCTCAAGCATCAGATGCTACGCCAAGCCTCTGAGGATGCGCTCAACCGTGCTGAGGAAATCGCCTCTGGGAGCCATGGTAAGGTGGGCAAGCTACAAAATGCCTCAATGGGGGTCTTCCAGATCGTTGGCAAGAACGCTGGCGAAGACTACTCGTGGGGTGGAGCGTTCAACACCTCTTCACGCCAGAAGACCATCTCCGTCACCGTCCGCGCTACCTACGCCCTCCGCTAG
- the rsxA gene encoding electron transport complex subunit RsxA gives MKFIIIFIVAVFVNNVVLSQFLGICPFLGVSKKVSTATGMGAAVTFVLLLATMVTWLVQSYILVPLGLEFLQTIAFILVIATLVQMIEMIIKKISPALYQALGVFLPLITTNCCVLGVAILVIQKEFTYAESLMYAVSIGIGFLLAMVIFAGIREQLAKTGSTPRAMKGTPIALITAGILAMAFMGFSGLASL, from the coding sequence ATGAAATTTATCATCATATTCATCGTTGCAGTCTTTGTCAACAACGTAGTCCTCTCCCAGTTCCTCGGTATCTGCCCCTTCTTAGGTGTCTCTAAGAAAGTCTCTACCGCCACAGGCATGGGAGCTGCTGTCACCTTCGTCTTGCTACTAGCAACGATGGTTACCTGGCTCGTACAGTCCTATATATTAGTTCCCCTGGGACTCGAATTCCTACAGACCATCGCCTTCATCCTCGTCATCGCCACACTCGTGCAGATGATCGAGATGATCATCAAGAAGATTTCCCCTGCGCTCTATCAGGCACTCGGCGTCTTCCTCCCGCTGATCACGACAAACTGCTGTGTACTCGGTGTCGCTATCCTCGTCATCCAGAAGGAGTTCACCTATGCTGAGTCACTCATGTATGCTGTCTCCATCGGTATCGGCTTCCTCCTCGCTATGGTCATCTTCGCTGGTATCCGCGAGCAGCTAGCCAAGACCGGCAGCACGCCACGCGCTATGAAGGGCACTCCCATCGCCCTCATCACCGCTGGTATCCTAGCGATGGCCTTCATGGGCTTCTCAGGTCTAGCCAGTCTCTAA
- a CDS encoding S41 family peptidase, whose product MRRQYKYLICLLVGALIGAAIFWLISRYRNITHADKFDQVLQLVEKYYVDSVDIEQLRTDILPYMLGSLDPHSTYIPPLESEREEQRLEGQFEGIGIIYNIITDTIVVDQVFAGGPSETAGLEPGDRILACDGKSLLGERNNQDTITSALRGPEGSVAHLSILRRQMRRKVSVVRGPVPIRSIDVCYMLTPTIGLMQITTWARTTYDEFIQQWGALQRAGAKALVLDLRDNTGGYMDAAVAVANEFLSKDQLIVYTEGRTMPREDVIANGEGMLRKLPLVVLVNENSASASEIFSGAMQDHDRAMIVGRQTYGKGLVQQPFTFSDHSSVRLTVARYYTPSGRNIQRPYEQGSLSSIEESLMSVSGIKPVGDYADTLSLTKHKQREYHSDKGRLLFSGYGIMPDIFVPQDTAMINAYAARLIMSGAMQEFAFYFVDLNRESLRELASVQELLALLAQEKSLINDLAAYAAEHGIAQRPQMLRQAAPRLQQQMYALIANHLFGTTGFYQVMSQDDPMISSAEQYLKENYHTR is encoded by the coding sequence ATGCGTCGTCAGTATAAATATCTAATCTGTCTCCTTGTGGGGGCACTCATTGGCGCTGCTATTTTTTGGCTCATCTCTCGCTATCGCAATATCACGCACGCTGATAAGTTTGACCAGGTGCTGCAGCTTGTCGAGAAGTATTACGTAGACTCGGTCGATATCGAGCAGCTACGTACAGACATACTCCCCTATATGCTAGGGTCGCTGGATCCGCACTCGACCTACATACCGCCTTTGGAGTCAGAGCGCGAGGAGCAGAGACTAGAGGGGCAGTTTGAGGGGATTGGGATCATCTACAACATCATCACCGACACGATCGTCGTGGACCAAGTGTTCGCTGGCGGACCCTCAGAGACCGCAGGCCTAGAGCCTGGCGACCGCATCTTAGCCTGTGACGGCAAGAGCCTCCTCGGGGAGCGCAACAACCAAGACACCATCACCTCAGCACTCAGAGGACCAGAGGGGTCGGTAGCACATCTGTCGATACTACGTCGCCAGATGCGACGCAAGGTGAGCGTGGTACGTGGCCCCGTACCGATACGAAGCATAGATGTATGCTATATGCTCACGCCGACCATCGGACTGATGCAGATCACCACCTGGGCGCGTACCACTTATGACGAGTTCATCCAGCAGTGGGGTGCGTTGCAGCGGGCTGGAGCCAAAGCTCTAGTCCTCGACCTGAGAGACAATACGGGAGGCTATATGGATGCAGCCGTCGCTGTCGCCAATGAGTTCCTCAGCAAGGATCAATTGATCGTCTACACCGAGGGGCGCACCATGCCTCGCGAAGATGTGATCGCCAATGGCGAGGGCATGCTCCGTAAGTTGCCCCTAGTGGTGCTGGTCAATGAGAATAGTGCCTCGGCCTCTGAGATCTTTTCGGGAGCGATGCAAGACCACGACCGAGCAATGATCGTAGGGCGACAGACCTATGGCAAGGGCTTGGTGCAGCAGCCTTTTACCTTTTCAGATCACTCTAGCGTACGTCTCACGGTGGCTCGTTACTATACCCCCTCGGGGCGTAACATACAGCGACCCTACGAGCAGGGCAGTCTCTCCTCCATCGAGGAGAGTCTGATGAGCGTCTCAGGCATCAAGCCCGTGGGCGACTACGCCGATACGCTCTCTCTGACCAAGCACAAGCAGCGGGAGTATCATAGCGACAAGGGGCGGCTCCTCTTCAGCGGTTATGGCATCATGCCCGACATCTTCGTACCGCAAGACACCGCGATGATCAATGCTTATGCAGCACGTCTGATCATGTCTGGAGCCATGCAGGAGTTTGCCTTTTACTTCGTAGACTTAAATAGAGAGAGCCTCCGTGAGCTCGCTTCCGTACAGGAGCTACTCGCTTTGCTCGCTCAGGAGAAGTCGCTAATCAACGATCTAGCCGCATACGCTGCGGAGCATGGTATAGCCCAGCGACCACAGATGCTACGCCAAGCCGCACCGCGCTTGCAGCAACAGATGTATGCTTTGATAGCTAATCATCTCTTTGGCACTACGGGATTCTATCAGGTGATGTCTCAAGACGACCCGATGATCAGTAGCGCAGAGCAGTACCTAAAGGAAAATTATCACACACGATGA